The DNA sequence TGGACGCCCTGGCGGACGCTCCCGACCCGGTCCCGGACACGGTGGTGGTCGAGCGCGGGCTCCTCCCGTTCCGCGAAGCCCTGGAGGCCATCCACCGGCCCCAGAAGGACGCCCAGTGGCAGCGGGCGCGCGACTCGCTCCGCTTCCAGGAGGCGTTCATCCTCCAGTCCGCGCTCCTGCAGCAGCGAGCCGCATCGCGTGCCGTCGCCGCCGTGCCGCGCGTCCCGGTCCCCGGCGGGCTCCTCGAGCGCTTCGACGCCGCATTGCCGTTCGCGCTGACCGACGATCAGGCGGTCGTGGGAGGCGAGATCGCCCGCGACCTCGCAGGCACGTCCGCCATGCACCGGCTGGTCCAGGGCGAGGTGGGCTCGGGCAAGACGCTCGTCGCGCTCCGGGCGATGCTCGCCGTCGCCGACTCGGGCGGCCAGTCGGCGCTGCTCGCACCGACGGAGGTGCTCGCCGCCCAGCACCTGCGGTCCATAGCGGCCATGCTGGGGCCGGACCTCTCCGCGCAGCTCATGCCGACCCTCCTCACCGGGCAGCTCTCGACCGCCGAGAGGAAGCGCGCCCTCCTGCGGACGGTGTCCGGGCAGTCCCGGATCGTCGTGGGCACGCACGCCCTGCTCGGCGACGCCGTGACCTTCTTCGACCTCGGGCTCGTCGTCGTCGACGAGCAGCACCGCTTCGGCGTCGAGCAGCGGGAGGCGCTCCGCGCCAAGGGCGGCACCCCGCCGCACGTCCTCGTGCTGACGGCCACGCCGATCCCGCGCACCGTCGCCATGACGGTCTTCGGCGATCTCGACGTCTCGACGATCGCGCAGCTCCCGGCGGGTCGCCAGGGCATCGAGAGCTTCGTCGTGCCGCTGGCCGACCGCCCCGGCTGGGAGCGGCGCATCTGGGAGCGCGCAGCCGAGGAGATCGCGAAGGGACGGCAGGTGTTCGTCGTCTGCCCGGCCATCTCCGGCGCCGATGCGGAGGACGACGGCGAGGAGCCGGAACCGGACGAGGATCAGGCGGCGCCGACGCGGCCCCTCGCGACCGTGGAGGCGGTGGCCGCGCAGGTCCGCGCCGACCCGCTCTTCGCGGAGGCCCGCATCGGCGTTCTGCACGGGAGGCTCTCGTCGGAGGAGAAGGACGAGGTGATGCGCTCCTTCGCCGACGGCCGCATCGACCTGCTGGTGGCGACCACCGTGATCGAGGTCGGTGTCAACGTGCCCAACGCCTCCGCGATGGTCGTCCTCGACGCCGACCGGTTCGGCGTCTCCCAGCTGCACCAGCTGCGCGGCCGGGTGGGCCGCGGGGAGGTGCCCGGGCTGTGCCTCCTCGTCACCGCCGCCGAGCAGGGGAGCCTCGCCAGGGAGCGGGTCGAGGCCGTCGCGGCCACCCTCGACGGGTTCGAGCTCGCCACGATCGACCTCGAGCTCCGCCGCGAGGGAGACGTCCTCGGCAGCCGCCAGTCCGGCGGGCGGTCGTCGCTCCGGCTTCTGCGCGTCGCAACGGACGGCGAGCTGATCGCTGAGGCCCGCGTCGCCGCCGAGGAGACGCTCGCCGACGATCCGGCCCTCGCGCGCCACCCCGCCCTCGCCGCCGCCCTCGCGCGACGACTGGACGAGAGCGAGCGGGCCTTCCTGGGCAAGTCCTAGCCCTCGGTCCGGTGGCCCGGCGCCACTCCGCGGAAACCGTTTGGTAACGGATTCACAACGAAATGCCGGGATGCGCGGGATAGTCTGGGGGCCTATGAACAGGATCGCCGTTGTCCCTGGATCGTTCGACCCGGTCACGCTCGGCCACCTCGATGTCATCGAGCGCGCTGCGGGATTGTGGGACGAGGTCCACGTCGTCGTGGTGCACAACCCCGACAAGACGGCGCTCCTGCCGATCGCTCAGCGGGTCGCCCTCCTGGAGCGCTCCATCGAGGACGCCGGCATCGTGGGCAACGTGGTCATCGCCTCCTGGTCGGTCGGGCTGCTCGTCGACTACTGCACGGACGTGGGGGCGCACGTGCTGGTGAAGGGGATCCGATCCCAGGTCGACGTGACCTACGAGACGCCGATGGCGCTCGTGAACCGGCATCTCGCCGATGTCGAGACGGTCTTCCTCCTGCCGAATCCCGCCAACGCGCACGTGTCGAGTTCGCTCGTCCGCCAGGTCTCTGCTCTCGGGGGCGACGTGAGCCCGTACGTCCCGCCGGCCGTCTACGAGTACTTGCAGGAGACATGAACAGTTACGCGACGCGTCAGCCCACAGACTCCTCCGCTCCGGACGAGACGACGGAGCCCGCCTCGGGGATGAGCCTCGACGAGCTGAGACGCGCCGCGCAGCAGATCACCGCCAACGTCGAGTCGGTCATCGACGGCAAGCACGAGGCGGTCCAGACGGCGCTCGTCGTGCTGCTGGCCGAGGGCCACCTCCTCATCGAGGACGTCCCCGGGGTCGGCAAGACCATGCTGGCCAAGTCGCTCGCCAAGTCGGTCGACTGCACCGTGAGCCGCATCCAGTTCACACCCGACCTGCTGCCGAGCGATGTCACCGGCGTCTCGGTGTACAACCAGGCGGAGCGCCGCTTCGAGTTCAAGCCGGGCGCCATCTTCGCCAATATCGTCATCGGCGACGAGATCAACCGGGCGAGCCCCAAGACGCAGTCCGCGCTCCTCGAGTGCATGGAGGAGCGGCAGGTCACCGTCGACGGCTCGACCTACCCGCTCGCGGCGCCGTTCATCGTGGTCGCCACCCAGAACCCCATCGAGATGGAGGGGACGTACGCGCTGCCCGAGGCGCAACGGGACAGGTTCATGGCGCGCATCGCGATGGGTTACCCCGACGAGCAGTCGGAGGTGGACATGCTCACGGGGCGCGACACCTCCAGCCCGCTCTCGCGGATCGGACCGGTGGTCACCTCCGACGAGCTCCGGATGATGATGACGACGGCCCGGAACGTCTACGCCTCAGCGCCCGTGAAGCAGTACGCCGTCGACCTCGTGCGAGCCACTCGCGACGACCGGGACCTGCGGCTGGGGGCGAGCCCGCGGGCCACGCTCCAGCTAGTCCGCGCCGCTAAGGCGCTCGCCGCGCTCGACGGCCGCGACTTCGTCCTCCCCGATGACATCGACGTCCTCGCGGTCCCGGTGCTGGGCCACCGCCTGCTCCCGACGAGCCGGGCGATGGGGCACCACCACGAGAGCGCCCCGGTCATCGCCGACATCGTCCGGCGGATCGTGGCCGCGACGCCCGTGCCGGTCGGATCCGGGGCGATCGGGGGCGGACGCCAGCCGTGACCCTGCGCGGTCGCTCCACCTCGCCGCTGACCAGGCCGCGGCCCACCGCCCGCGGCTGGTCCCTCGGTGCGGTCGGCGTGGTCGCCCTCGTCGCGTCGGCCCTCCTCGGTCGCACCGATGTGCTCTTCGTCGGCGTGCTCCTGACGGTGCTGCCGCTCGCCGCGATGATCTCGGTGACCGTGGACCGGCCTCGGCTGACGGTGACGCGCAGCTTCCACCCGGACGTCGTAGCGGTGGGGGAGCGCTCCACCATCGTCACGACCGCGCGGAATCAGTCGCCGCGGCCGAGCCCGGCCGCACGGTGGCGTGAGTACGCGCCGGCAGCGGTCGGGGTCCAGGGACCGGCCCCCTTCCCCCGTCTGGGCCCGCACCAGGTGAACACCACGCACGGGAGGGACACGGTCGTCCTGCGACAGGAGGTCGTGCCCCGGCGGCGCGGCGCGCACGCGGTCGGCCCGCTCGTGGTGAGCCGGACCGACCCGTTCGGGCTGGCCTACGCCGAGTACGGCCTCGGCCAGCCGAGGCAGTTCCTCGTGACCCCCCGGGCGGTGCCGCTCCCGCCCGGCGAGCTGGATGTCGCGCACAGCGAGGGCACCGAGCACGAGCTCATCCGGCACGCCATCCCGAGCGCCGACGAGCTGATCGCCCGCGAGTACCGGCCGGGCGACCCGTTGCGGCGCGTCCACTGGCGCGCGACAGCGCGGCACGACCAGCTCATGGTCCGCCAGGAGGAGCAGCGCAGCAACCCCGAGGCGTGGATGCTCGTCGACACCCGGCTCACCGCCGCCCCCGACGACGAGTTCGAGACCCTGGTCGACCTCGTGGCCTCGATCGGCGTCCACCTCCTCGACCAGGGGTTCGTCGTGAGCATCGTCGAGACGGCGTCGCGCCAGCTGGGCGGCCGCACCGGCGCGGGTCGGACGGGCACCCTCGGCTCCTCCATGCCGACGTACGACGTCGGCGGGGCGGACCGCCTCCTGCTCTCCGACCTGGCCGCGGTGGAGCGGCTCGCCGGCCGGAGCGACGAGTCCGTGTCCGACCTCGCCGCCGGGCTCCGGCGAGCCGGACGACCGGTGCCGGTCTTCGCGGCTCTCGCGGACGCCTCCCCGGAGCTCGGCGCCCTGGCGGCGCTGAGGCCGATGGGCGACCCGGCGGTCGCGTTCATCTCCTCGTCGGCTCCGGCGGCGGTGGCGGAGATCCTCGGCGACGCGGGGTGGCTCTGCGTCTCGTTCTCCGCCGGGGACGGTCCGGACGTCTGCTGGCAGCGCGCGCTGAGGCGGCAACGAGCGGCGGTGGCGGCCCGTGGCAACTGAATCCCTCACCGTCGCGATCCCGCGGCTCGGCTCGCGGCGCACCGGGTACTGGCGGCTGACGGGTGCGCTCGTCGTGCAGGTGCTCGCCATCAGCGTGGCTCTGGGCGGCCTCATCCAGGGCGCGGCCTGGTGGTTCGCCCTGGTGATCACCGCCGGCTCGCTCCTCGTCGCGGGGGCCGCGCTGCGCACGGCCGGCGTACGCCGCCTGGCCGTCTCGGGCGCCCTCGCCGTGCTGGCGGTCATGATCATGACCGCGGCCTTCGGACGCGGGACGGGCGTCCTCTGGCTCATCCCGACGCCCGGGACGGTCGCCAGCTGGGGACGGTACGCCGAGCAGGCGATGCTCTCCATCTACCAGCAGGGGACGCCCGCCGAGAGCCTCCCCGAGTTCATGTTCCTCGTCGTGGGCGGTGCGTGCCTCCTCGCGGTGCTGCTCGATCTGATCGCGATCGGCTTCCGTCGCGCCGCCCTCACCGCCGTCGTCGTCGCGGTCGTGCTCGTGGTGCCCGCGGCGCTTCTCGGTGACGGGCTGGACCCGATAGCCCTGGCGGCGTCGTCGGCCGCGTATCTGTGGGTGCTCCGCTGCGACGTGCTCACCCGGAGGCCCGGCCCCGCGCGCCCCGCGGCCGCCCTGTC is a window from the Leifsonia sp. AG29 genome containing:
- a CDS encoding ATP-dependent DNA helicase RecG — translated: MTSVPASPADGGGVTLDSRLSGVLGGRTAAAFEKAFAMRTVGDLLSHYPRRYARRGELTALADLPLDENVTIIAEVLRVRERPMRARRGSILEVTISDGQGILTLTFFNQAWRSRELVPGVRGIFAGKVSAYRGALQLAHPDYELFEPDAENAVAPGSAAAKEWALTPIPIYPATASVASWQLQKAVALALDALADAPDPVPDTVVVERGLLPFREALEAIHRPQKDAQWQRARDSLRFQEAFILQSALLQQRAASRAVAAVPRVPVPGGLLERFDAALPFALTDDQAVVGGEIARDLAGTSAMHRLVQGEVGSGKTLVALRAMLAVADSGGQSALLAPTEVLAAQHLRSIAAMLGPDLSAQLMPTLLTGQLSTAERKRALLRTVSGQSRIVVGTHALLGDAVTFFDLGLVVVDEQHRFGVEQREALRAKGGTPPHVLVLTATPIPRTVAMTVFGDLDVSTIAQLPAGRQGIESFVVPLADRPGWERRIWERAAEEIAKGRQVFVVCPAISGADAEDDGEEPEPDEDQAAPTRPLATVEAVAAQVRADPLFAEARIGVLHGRLSSEEKDEVMRSFADGRIDLLVATTVIEVGVNVPNASAMVVLDADRFGVSQLHQLRGRVGRGEVPGLCLLVTAAEQGSLARERVEAVAATLDGFELATIDLELRREGDVLGSRQSGGRSSLRLLRVATDGELIAEARVAAEETLADDPALARHPALAAALARRLDESERAFLGKS
- the coaD gene encoding pantetheine-phosphate adenylyltransferase, with the translated sequence MNRIAVVPGSFDPVTLGHLDVIERAAGLWDEVHVVVVHNPDKTALLPIAQRVALLERSIEDAGIVGNVVIASWSVGLLVDYCTDVGAHVLVKGIRSQVDVTYETPMALVNRHLADVETVFLLPNPANAHVSSSLVRQVSALGGDVSPYVPPAVYEYLQET
- a CDS encoding AAA family ATPase, encoding MNSYATRQPTDSSAPDETTEPASGMSLDELRRAAQQITANVESVIDGKHEAVQTALVVLLAEGHLLIEDVPGVGKTMLAKSLAKSVDCTVSRIQFTPDLLPSDVTGVSVYNQAERRFEFKPGAIFANIVIGDEINRASPKTQSALLECMEERQVTVDGSTYPLAAPFIVVATQNPIEMEGTYALPEAQRDRFMARIAMGYPDEQSEVDMLTGRDTSSPLSRIGPVVTSDELRMMMTTARNVYASAPVKQYAVDLVRATRDDRDLRLGASPRATLQLVRAAKALAALDGRDFVLPDDIDVLAVPVLGHRLLPTSRAMGHHHESAPVIADIVRRIVAATPVPVGSGAIGGGRQP
- a CDS encoding DUF58 domain-containing protein, with product MTLRGRSTSPLTRPRPTARGWSLGAVGVVALVASALLGRTDVLFVGVLLTVLPLAAMISVTVDRPRLTVTRSFHPDVVAVGERSTIVTTARNQSPRPSPAARWREYAPAAVGVQGPAPFPRLGPHQVNTTHGRDTVVLRQEVVPRRRGAHAVGPLVVSRTDPFGLAYAEYGLGQPRQFLVTPRAVPLPPGELDVAHSEGTEHELIRHAIPSADELIAREYRPGDPLRRVHWRATARHDQLMVRQEEQRSNPEAWMLVDTRLTAAPDDEFETLVDLVASIGVHLLDQGFVVSIVETASRQLGGRTGAGRTGTLGSSMPTYDVGGADRLLLSDLAAVERLAGRSDESVSDLAAGLRRAGRPVPVFAALADASPELGALAALRPMGDPAVAFISSSAPAAVAEILGDAGWLCVSFSAGDGPDVCWQRALRRQRAAVAARGN